AAGTCACTTACAGCCAGGACCTGGTATTAAACCGTGTCTTGCTTTCTTTATTGGCAGTTGTTAAGTGCAACAAAGAGGAGGTGACCGTCCCACACAAAGGAAGTGTAAATTGCACTCATAAGTACGGAGACTTTTCCTACGATTCCTCGTGTCAGTATTCCTGCGAGGAAGGATATCAGCTGAGTATGTCAAGACCCCTGAAATGCACTGCCTCAGAAGAGTGGTCAGAGCAGCCTCCCACATGCAAATGTGAGTTGAGATGTATTGCAAATCTGCAAAAAACGATGACTTTGATTTCAAGCAACTAAGTGTTATTGTCACAATGACGGAGCCAGCtctaatgtgtttttgatggtCCTGTCATCCACAGTGGTTCAGTGTCAGCAGCTGTCTCATCCAGCTGGAGGATCCATGAAGTGCTCCGACCCTCTGGGCCGCTCCAGCTACCAGTCCACCTGCGTGTTCACCTGCGATGAAGGCTATGTCCTCGCTACTCCATCTAACACTCTGCAGTGTGAAGCATCTGGATTTTGGAATTCTACACAACCGTATTGTGTTGGTACGCCTGCATTTTATGTTTCTATCTCACAGGATTTTATAATAGTTATGCAACTTTGTATTTAAGGCTGTTATTATGAGGTAAAAGCTTtaggattttttaaaaaagctaaCTGTTGacctcttcctttccttcctctgtttcctctgcagctgtccgGTGCCCCGCTCTCCAGGAGCTAGAGAATGGTGTTGTCACCTGTGGAGATGATGCAGACATGAGGTTCAACTATCGAAacacctgcagcttcagctgtgaCCCCGGCTACCACCTGGTGGGACCGAGCAGGGTGACATGCACGGCAGCAGCTCAGTGGAGTGAGAGGATTCCTCGCTGTGAAGGTGAGGGCGCACTCAAAGTCTGTTCCTACTGCCTTCTTTATGATTCAGAAGAGCTTTATTGTTTTATACTTTTGGGACAAACATTTTTTGAacttatttttctgtcttaGCCATCACCTGCAAGAATCCAGAGGCAGAGGCCCACCTGATCACCAAGTGCAGTCAACCCTTGACTGAACTGCGGCCAgactccacctgcagcttcacctgTGAGGCAGGCTTTGAGTTGCAGGGAGCGCCCACCATTCAGTGTTCAGAGGATGGACAGTGGAGTAAAGCCATACCTACCTGCAGAGGTATGGAAGCACATTTTGACATAAATCTGTGCTCATAACATTGTTTGCTTACtacattttcacagtttatACTCTGATTTGTCACAACATCtcattatctttatttttcatttttagcaaGAGGATGTCCTGCTCCTGAGATTCCAACATACCTCCAGATCAGCTGcagcccctctctgtcttcacctgTTTCAACTGAGACCCCCTACCCGCTGGGTATGGTCTGCATTTTTAGTTGTGACGAAGGCCATGAGCTGCACGGTGAACTCAGCATGGAGTGTGCAAGTCCAGGCCAGTGGACGTCCACACGACCAACCTGCACAGGTATACACATTTGCGCTATTTGTACAACTTCATTTACATGGAAGTTTTGATGCAGTGGTGTTGCATCATTAAAATTAGATCTCCTTTATCAATATGTGATGATTAACATCTGAATTCTTGCTGtcttttcctgcagcagtgaGATGCCCGTTGCTTGAGGCTCCTGAAAATGGCCACATCAACTGCTCAAACAGTGAGCAGGTGTACAACTCACAGTGCTCCTTCACCTGCAAGCAAGATTTCTCATTAGCTGGACATGAGCTGCTCACCTGTGATCATCATGGCAATTGGACGGGAGAGAGACCCACCTGCCAAGgtaaaacaaacagtaaaaggATGAAATATTAGAGGAAATTTAGatacaacattaaaacacacatctgaGTTTAAAAGCTCAAATGATTCACATTTGATAATGTCTTTGCAGCTCCCCCATCTCCGATGACTGCCATTACATCTAGTGTGGCAGCAGGGGGCGCTCTGTTGTCTGGTTTGTCCCTGGCTGTTTGGATCATGAAACGACTGAAGCGGAAAGCCACCAAGTTTGAGCTGAACAGGTTAGATAAGCATTAATGTCTCTTAAATCAGACACTTCCTATTTTTTTGATAGTTGTGTTGAATTGCAGtgctcatcttcttcttttgtcttttcttacaGCAACTCTGACATAGAGGCCCCTCCACAGGTCTACAAGAACAGCATCGACAGCCTCATATAGAGCATATTCATATACTTCAAGGACAATTATATGTATCTTTAGCTTAACTGTATGTCAATTATCAGTCATAGTGATGTGAGcaatatgaatattatattgTATAGAATTTgatgagaaaacaagaaaatccaAACGTGTCAGACTTCTCAACAGTGAGAAGAGAGGTTTTCTACAGATCCTTGCATTTCATGGTTGCATTACATTTTCCTAAATTGCCCGATTTCATTTCATGATTTGCTCTGAAATTCTTTCAGACACGTATTTCCTCCCAAGGGGAGTTTTATATTGAACATATTGTTCAACAGCTTCATGAGCATGCTGGAAAGGTGGCTCTATTCATGTTATTGTAAACGTTGTTGTGAGTGGAATGCCATGCCAATGCAGAACTGTGAATAATTTCCCTGTAttgatttctgtatttatgtgcTATTTATTCGACAGACTGGttattgcatttgaaatgttcatttgtattcttgtatttttttttttttattcttaataaaactaaaacaaactctcatgtttttggtcatttttatgCATCTTCCAGAATTGTGAGCAAATATCTGTCtgtttaaaagtaaaaatattgtCAGTCACGACAGCACACTGATACACTGAAGCTCGGGCATCAACCACACACAACACCAACCTGTTCCCACACTTACTTCGAGCAGGGACATTTGTGCTGACAGTACAGGAAATCATGTGTTTTTGGTCCAAGAAAAACCTTTTTCCAAACTCAATGCAGAGCTCTCGTCTGTCTTCTGTGACCTGCATTACAATGGATGGGACAGAGATAAATGGTTGAATAACAGTGAGAGGCATGCAGGGGAAGAAGGGCTATAATGCTGCGGTAAGCCCTCTAACTGATCACCACCATTGTTTGTTTCACAAAACTTTAAGTGTCAGCACTTCAGTGGAACCAGAAATAGACCTGATATCTTACCTTAGGTTAAAGGTGACAGAATGAgcactcagctcagctcagttaCTATCAAAAACCTAAATTCACAGTGTGTCAGGATGCAGAGAAGTCATGCCACTCAAACTGTCAACTCGGATATCGAAAGATGTTAATTTTAGTAACAAGGGAAAGCCATGTAACTATTTGTACAAATCTTAGAGCTGCAACCGGGaacatgaaatcactttttGTCAAAATTAACCCTTTTTATGTCCTTCTTTTGGGAACCGTTTCTATGTGTTGGCTCCAACATTCAACGGTGACCCTCCCTGGTGCTTTACTTTaatttgaaatatgtttttactCTTTGTATTCCCTGTTAATCAGCCCAGCCTTACCCCACCTTCATCAGAAACAGGTGGAATTTCCCAAAAGGTGACTTAAGGCAATAGGTCAGTTATTCAGTCATCAGCTGCATTCGCTCTGCTGAGTAAACATCCAAGTATTGTATGATAATGTTGGATTGAATAGCGTAAGAGAAATATAAAAGCCTCACACTGGCCCCTGCTTGCAACAAACTGCCACACActtactgtgctgctgtggtttgatttttctgtttgacatGATGAGAAAAACCAGGATTTAACTTAAGTAGAAAGCTTATTTCAAGccatttatattgtttatacATTAAAATACCAGTTCTCGGTAAGTAAGACAATTCTTATTCAGTTATTCTTGTATGGTGATGTCCTTCAGTAGTTTGGcttctgagttttttttttttttctctggacaGACAACAGGTGTAGGTCACTCATTGAAAATGAAGTGGACATTAATCCTCCTCCTTGGTGAGTATTAGTTTCAGCACCAAGGCAAAATGTACAACTGATGGTACCTGCTATTAACATTGTGCATGAACTCTTTCACATCGGATGATGAATTGTCACGCTAGAATTGTCcttaacttttttctttcaatctATACATTAGGTAGCTCTTTGGCTGAGACTGCCTTGGGCTGGACTTATCATTACTCAAACGACACCATGAGCTGGACCCAGGCCCGACAGTGGTGCCAGACTCATTACACAGACATGGTGGTCATCCAAAACCAGAAAGAGAACGACTACCTGGTCTCACAACTGCCCACCAGGAATAGGAGTCCACATTATTGGATTGGAATCACTAAAAACCACAAGAACGAAACTTGGACCTGGATTGGGAATAACAGCACGTGGATTGGTGAGCAGTCCTGGGCAGCAAACGAGCCCAACAACAACCATAGCACGGAGTTTTGTGTGGAGCTCTACGTGAGCAGGGGAGAAAAGCGAGGGAAGTGGAATGATGAGAAATGCGCCAAACGAAATTACCCTGTTTGTTATAAAGGTATGCGCACCTGATTGTTTTTGAAGGTCTTACAGTTTCAGAAGTGGTAGAGGTTGTTTTAGTTTTGCACTTTTCTTAACAGCCCAATGTAATGCAACATCATGTGACAGAGGAAGGTGCCAGGAGTCCATAAACAACATGACCTGCCTCTGTGAACCTGGCTATGAAGGAGACAGGTGCCAAACAGGTGAGGAGGGATTCGCCAATTATTACAGTGGGTTATGCTTATTTAAAGGATggattcacattttttcaagttcATCTTAAAACAATTGtcacatgtccacatgtacgctgaaacacattttatttctaGTTTTACACTTTACAATGATATAGGTGAGGATCTAAAAATCAGTGAGTTTTGAAACAATGGCGCTATCTGTACACAACATCAACATGGTTTCACAAACTGTCCATTATGAATGATGATAAGGATCATGATGAGAAACATGCTGATCAAGCATATTGTTTATTACAAGCCTATGTCAAGTTAATTGCTTTTGAAGTTTGTTACAGTGTCAAAAGAGGCTGTGCTAGTAAGCACTTTTTCTTAACAGCCAAGTGTAATGCAGAGTCATGTGGCAGAGGAAGATGCCAGGAGACCATAGACAACATAACCTGCCTCTGTGAGCCTGGCTTTGAAGGAGACAGGTGCCAAACAGGTGAGGAGCAAGTTCGCCAAATATTACTTTAGGTCATGTCTATTCAATGGATgggttcacattttttcaagttaATCGTAAAACAATGCTCAAGCGAAATATGTACTTTACTGTTTTAGTTCACTCTCACCGCTCTGTTGGCGATGTTTcggccacagcaggcagctgttttcagtggaaaactgaatacaaaaacactgtattttaccAGCCCTaaattgaaaacaaaatgagtAATAATTGGAGAGAatagtggaacatttagagTAATAAAGCCAGATacttccctcaggagttggtggggaccaaaaacagaagagaaagtgaATGAATCGGACAGGATTAggtggccacaaacacaaatccaaGCCAATTCTAATGTTGCTCCACGTACGCTGGATGTTTAAATAGGCAGTTCTTTGCCAACAGGTTCATCATATCAACTCAAATGGTGATAATGATATCTTTATTGTTTCCATAGCTTGTTTCTCCAAGCAGACAAAAGCAGTTTAAGATCAGCAAGATTGAGTTCGTGTTGTTCAttctttctggaaaacaaaaGGGACCGGTACAACCTCCTAATGTCAGTCtcctgttcctttttttttcctgtcccaGACTATTTGTACATGTTTGTACAGTCAGCAAGGTCAGGTGTGAGTGCAGTGTATTTACATctaaatacagacacacattccaATGTATGGACTTTTTACTATCTCCTTCCACAGAATATCCTCTTCGTAGTTCACTGGTAGCGGGGCTATTCAGAacattgcatttattttctggCAGAATTTGAACATAGTCATCATGAACCCCGCATCTGTTTCCTCCATTTCCTGAGAGGCCAGGTTGAGGATCACATTCAAAATACTGATCAAAATACTTGCATCAGCATGAATGTGCTCTAAAAAATGACTTATTTTCATAATAGTAAGCGAGAGTAAGATGTTGCATAACTTTATAGCTGGTAAACTTTAAcctgtctctgcctgcagcTGTGACATGCCCCCCTCTGTCTGAGCCTGATAACGGATACCATAGCTGCCCGGGAGGAAACCAGACATTCAACTCAACCTGTCAGTTTAAATGCTACGCAGGCTTCCTGATGACAGGCTCGTCGGTTCTTAGTTGTGGGGTCACTGGGGACTGGAGTGGCCCCAGACCTGCATGTGCAAGTATGTGTATGAAGTTATGTAAAATTTAGAAAATAATTTAAAgaataaacagaacaaaaccaAAGCCGACCGTTCATCGTactggttttgttgtttctctgcAAAAGTGATTCTGCTTCTAATGAATTATTCTAAGTTAGTATTAGTATAATAAGCCACGGCGGTAGTAGAAGTTACAGAAGTCACAGCAAATATCGCACTGTCGAGTATCGTTTGCCTCAGGATGAAAATGACTGTGTTCCTTATTTTCTCAGGCTACAAACAGGCTCTGTTGGCTGTAGCTGGGTGTGGAGCCCTCTCTGCcatctgctgcatctgtttttgctggatgaaacacagaaaaagtcagtATTTCTCAATTACACTACATAGAAATAGTGATGCAATGCAGTGTTGTTGCAACGGACCTCAGTAGtgatctgtttgtctgttaatTTCTCACAGGAAAGAAACTTTCCCAAGTAAGGTCAGTGTTGAAATGTGCTTGTCCAAAGCAGGTCCACCCATTTATGCATGTTCAGTATTTGAAAAGTTAACTTAGTAAAATGTTGCAGTTCACACAGTTTTCAACAGTATGTTGCTTCtatttaaaatgataaaatatcttACTGCGACTGTGATGTTTCTTAGAAAAATTTGATTCAGTAATTGTCCCTTTAATGTCCATCTGCTTGTCTTCCATAGGCAGCTTGAAGAAGCCATAAATCCATCCAGTGAGTCACAGGGATGAAGGACAACTGGAGCCTCATTTATGTCTTATCGAAACAGATGTATATTGACCCAAATTTGCTCATATTAATATTAGTAAATTGTTAATAGTTAACCTAAACGGTCACTGGCTGTACATGCTGTACGCATTTTGcctaatatactgtatgtttaagcTTAATTTATGTTTCTGAGGTCATCGGGTCAACCATATGGAAACTTACAGCATTTATTTAATAAACATTGGAGTTGCATTTCTGTGCTATTTTTGTTTAGATAAATGGaattaaataaaatggattttagtcattaatgagctttaatgagtactaatgtgtgtgtgcgtgtgtgtacttgtacagtTATCTCTGCAAGAACTAATGTAAGTTTTTGGAGTTAAGCCATTTTTGGAAAGTGTGGACATTTTGGCCGTCCCTCTTCATTTGGACAgaccttcaaagggctgtttgagggatAAGACTTGTTTTTAAGGGTTACGTTAGAATAGGTGCAGGCATGGTTAAAGTTAGGGTGAGAGCCAAGGGAATGCCAATGCGGGTCCTCGCAAGGATAgaagtatgagtgtgtgtgtgtgtgtgtgtgtgtgtgtgtgtgtgtgtgtgtgtgtgtgtgtgtgtgtgtgtgtggacatgtattactGATGTTCTGGGGACATAACGCTGgctacacagtcacattgttggGACTCATCTTCCTTTTGGGGATGAAACTCAAGTCCacataaaataaatcatttaagtCTTGGGTTGaagttaggtttaggttaaggtgAAGCAAAAACGAGTTATGGTTAAGTTCAGgtcagtctccaggaaatgtAAGTCTATGCAACGTCCcaaaaagtgatggaaacacgatttgtttgtgtgtgtgtgtgtgtgtgtgtgtgtgtgtgtgtgtgtgtgtgtgtgtatgtgtgtgtgtgtgtgtcccacacTGTTATGGGTGGTAAAGTAGTGCCCTTCCTGAAAGGAAGTTATGGCAAAAGTGATATTACAAAATTGGCCATTGACTCATTCCCTGAACGGCAATTAATGCTGTTTTGTCACCGATCGTCAGAAAGAGGAGTGAATGCAACGACAAGAATGAGTGACTGATGACAAATGAAATGGTAAGACCTGTGAAATATCACTGCAAGTGTTGTACATTCATACATGACTCGTGTAATTATAAGAAACAAAAGTTCTTTTGTATTCCAGATGTTTCAAGATTCAGTTGATACCAGACAAAGCCTGCATCACAGGGTGCTGATAGCAGCATTTATAGTATTTGTCCACGGTAGGTCTCCTTAAACTTATAGGTACCAAACTCTTTCAAactcctttcttttcttgctttaCCACTTGTATTTTGTCATCTTAGACCTGAGCggcagaggaggagcacagGCATGGACCTACAGCTACAGCATCAGTCCAAACCGAGGGTGGCTTGAGGCCAGTCAGTGGTGCCAGCAGCACTTTGCAGACATGGTAGTCATCCAGAACCAGGAGGAGGCTGACTTCCTCAACAATCTGCTGCCATTTAATCAAAAATATTACTGGATAGGCATTCGCAATGTGGGGGGAGGATGGATCCGGTATCAAACCCATGAAAAGGTGCCAGAAGAGGCTCAGAACTGGGCGGCAGAGGAGCCAGATAACATAGCGGGTCAGGACTGTGTGGAGATTTAcataaagagagacaaagacacaaccAAGTGGAACAATGAGAACTGTCGCAAGAATAAGGGAACTGTCTGCTACACTGGTAAAACAGCCTTTATTTTGTTCAACATTTACTGACTGCTGTAGGCTTATTATGGCATGTGAGATCTCTCTGCGTGTATGTTTGTAGCCTCTTGTACACAGGATTCCTGCAGTGCCCATGCAGACTGTGTGGAGACCATAGGGAACTTTACCTGCAAGTGCCATCGTGGTTTCCAGGGGTCAGGCTGTGATGAGGGTGAGCAGACATTGtcataatatactgtatgtaaatcaGCCCATGAGCTCCTTCGGCGAGGCCTTAAATAatatctttttccttttttcatcaGCGATTGCATGCAAACCCTTGCTGGATCCAGAACAAGGTTCTCACTACTGTTTCCATCCCTATGGGTCCAATCGTTTCAACTCTTCCTGCCTTCTCGACTGTGAACTTGGCTTTCAGTTGGTAGGTGTGCCCCAACTGCTATGCCAAGCCAGTGGAGACTGGAACCACCCTGTTCCTGTGTGTCAAGGTATGGCAACTGGAGATCAATCATGTCCAAACAATTGTTATTTCAGGTGTCAATGTTACAAGGAAAATATTTCTCACTGCCTATCTTAGCTGAACAGTGTCCAGTTCTGAACCACACCAGCGTCAGTGCAGGTAGCATGAACTGCAGCCACCCCATCGCGCCTAACAGCTACAACTCCACCTGTGAGGTCCGGTGTGATGAAGGCTATGAGCCCAGTGGACAGGACCAGATACGTTGTGACCACACCGGCCAGTGGACAGCCAGCGTTCCATCATGCACAAGTAAAGTGATCGTTACCTTTGAATGTAGAAATACCCagaatcattttttaaattgtttgatTAGCTGGCCGCAGTGTGTAGTCACATCCTGTCCAGACAGTACAGCGGCACAGACTCAGGTCACACTTGTTATCACTTTACTTCACACTCATTTGTACTTCGATTGGGAAAACAACATTGTCATTTATTGTGGGTAGGCAGTTACCGTTTCCCTTTACTGTAAATTATGTCAGCATGCTTATTCATACCCCCACCTCATGCTCATGCTATGTTTATGAAAGTAGAGTCATAATAAACAGTTGGTCATATTGACGTATTTTGCAAGAACACTGATTTCCATTGAGCGAACTGTGTGCGATTTATATCTATGTCCCACCACAGAGAAAAAATGCTCCCCCATTTTGTTTCCTGTTACGGGCAACATGACATGTGTGGACACCCTGGAGCCTTTCTCCTTCGGTTCATGGTGTAAATTCACCTGCCAGGAAGGCTACGACCTGACTGGGGACAACACACTCACCTGCCTGGCCTCTGGACGGTGGAGCAAAGCTACACCTACATGCACAGGTGGGTCACAGAAATCATGCCAGGGCTCCCTGAATGGAACACAAGCTTCTTGAAAATATGCTGCTCTGATGAGTAaaagtgtttcttcttctccagtGGTACAGTGCAATAGTTTAATGGCTCCCCCTCATGCCTTCATGCAATGCCAGGACCCTCTTGGAGTGCACAGCTATGGCTCAATGTGCACAGTGCAGTGTGAAGAAGGTTTTGATCTGATTGgcacaaacatgacaaaatgttcTTCACGGGGCAGCTGGAGTcatgcacttcctgtttgccaAGGTATGACCACAGACGACTGAGTGCTGAAGCATAAATAAGTATCAGATACAGTCTGTTCTCATTGCTCCTTCACCTTAAAGTAAGTAGACAGCTCTGTTTTACTATTGTGTACGTGTAATGTTTATGTAATTGGTCTCTCCCCGATCTCCGTACTTCTCCCTAGTGAGGAGGTGTAACCCTATAAATCCTCCTCATGGCTCCCTAACATGCTCTGACCCAAATGGTTCCTTCAGTTTTGGTTCTCGGTGCATGGCAACCTGTGACGAAGGTTTTCTACTGAATGGGACTGCCAGCACTGAGTGCAACTCCCTGGGCATGTGGAGTGCAGATATACCACAATGCTTGGGTAATAAAAAATGCCTATCATAATCAGTTTTTGGAGTTTATTTTGCTATCATCACCACATTAAGttctaaaacatgttgtttgtctctccatctctgtgctTCCTTTCCAGTTAAGAGATGTCCCACGCTGAACTCGCCCCTTCATGGCTCCTTCATCTGCTCTGATCCTCATGCAGAGTTCAGTTTTGGTTCTCAGTGCAACATAACATGTGAGGAGGGTTTTGTCCTCAGTGGGACTGCTGACACGGAGTGCACCTCTATGGCCGAGTGGAGCGCAGACATCCCCCGTTGTTTGGGTAAAAGGATAAAGTGTTGTTCTCACTCAACAGATGGACTCTTAATTTAATGGATGAGGTGTCTTAACTGTACACCTTTACCATGAAAAGCACTGATTTCTCCTTGTTCCCCTCCAGCTAAGAGATGTCCCACTCTGAACTCTCCCTCTCATGGCTCCTTCATCTGCTCTGACCCTTATGAAGAGTTCAGTTTTGGCTCTCGGTGCAACATAACATGTGAGGAGGGCTTTCACCTCAATGGGATGGCTGACACAGAGTGCAGCTCTATGGGCACGTGGAGCACAGACATCCCACAATGCTTGGGTAAAACAATTGTAGAGTATAGATAGATTTTGATTTTAATCATTTCCCATGTTGCATTAGAGATAAGTTTTCCTGCCATTTTTAGGAACTTTTTATGCAGTTCTCAATatcatgtatttttttaatttctaacaTTCATGCATATTCAGTACACTTCTTTTTTCATAAATCCactgtcttcttctccttgaCACTTTGCCATTGTCCTTTTAGCTCTATGGTTGTTTTAACTGTCTACTTTTCTAATGCAGGATCAGGGCGTGAAGGCTCTGTGAACATAGCTTGTGTTTAGTTTATATGAAAACTACATGAAAGTCTAAAATAATTTGTTGGTCTGTCGCTCTACCTGTCTACCTTCCAGTTAAGAGATGTCCCACTCTGAAGTCTCCCTCTCATGGCTCCCTCATCTGCTCTGATCCTCATGAAGAGTTCAGTTTTGGATCTCGGTGCAACATAACATGTGAGAAGGGTTTTATCCTGAATGGGACTGCTGACACAGAGTGCACCTCTGTGGGCAAGTGGAGCGCAGACATCCCACATTGCCTTGgtaaaaacatctttttatcACAATCTGTTGATTATAATCCATAGAGGAGCTTGTGATTTAATCATTTCGAGGTTTTGACTGTAATTCTTTGCCATGTGAAGCTCTTGAATATCATGgtctctccctctatctgttCAACTCCAGCTAAGAGATGTCCCACTCTGAACTCTCCACCTCATGGCTCTCTATTCTGCTCTGGTCCTCATGGACAGCTCAGTTTTGGTTCCCGGTGCACATCAACCTGTGAGGAGGGTTTTGTCCTGAATGGGACGGCTGACACAGAGTGCACCTCTCTGGGCAGGTGGAGCACAGACATCCCTCGGTGCTTTGGTAAAAACACTGTAATCAACAGAAGAActcttattttcattgtttagaTGGCATGACTCTTGACCAAGTAAAGCTTTTAAATAGCTTTGTCCcttcctgcctctgtttctcttccagcTAAGAGATGTTCACCTCCGAACTCCTGCTCTCATGGCTCTTTAGTCTGCTCTGCTCCACATGGAGAGTTCAGCTTTGGTTCTCAGTGCACATCAACCTGTGATGCAGGTTTTGTCCTGAATGGGACGGCTGACACAGAGTGCACTTCTCTGGGCAGGTGGAGCACAGACATCCCCTGCTGTCACGGTAATTGATCACAATTTGAGAGCTGCACTTGgcataaatattaaatatacaCTTGTGATTTAAAATGTGGGTTTACATGTGTCcatacattcatttatttcataatcAGCACACCCAGTTGGTGTCATTACCGTAGAAAATGACcttttttgctcatttgtttCAGTAAATGAGGATTATTTGGTCTGAGGCTGATGGTCATAGTTTTATTCATCTACAGCACACCCATGCCCCCTACTGGCCAAGGCTCCACAACATGGGAGGATGAACTGCAGCCACCCTTACTCCGCTTTCAGCTATGGCTCCCACTGTGACTTTGAATGTAATGAGGGTTTCTGGCTGAGAGGAACATCAGTTATGACATGCAACACCTCAGGCCACTGGAATCAGGATCTGCCCACCTGCCGGCGTGAGTGTCCAGCATTACTTCAAACACACTGCTTTTATCTTGCTGTTCAGGTATTCAGAAAGGTGACTGTACGTGTTTTCCACATTTCAGCGGTGCAGTGTGAGGCGATTCGTGTCTTGCCTTTAGCGCTGTCTATGAACTGCTCCCATCCTCTGGGGAACTTCAGCTTCGGCTCCCAGTGTCTTTTCACCTGTAAAGACGGATTCTCCCTGAATGGCACAGAGGCGCTGTTTTGCTCCTCCACTGGGTTTTGGAGTGACAGCCTGCCTAAGTGCGCAGGTAAACTGCTTT
The Chaetodon auriga isolate fChaAug3 chromosome 3, fChaAug3.hap1, whole genome shotgun sequence DNA segment above includes these coding regions:
- the selp gene encoding P-selectin isoform X1 — translated: MTNEMMFQDSVDTRQSLHHRVLIAAFIVFVHDLSGRGGAQAWTYSYSISPNRGWLEASQWCQQHFADMVVIQNQEEADFLNNLLPFNQKYYWIGIRNVGGGWIRYQTHEKVPEEAQNWAAEEPDNIAGQDCVEIYIKRDKDTTKWNNENCRKNKGTVCYTASCTQDSCSAHADCVETIGNFTCKCHRGFQGSGCDEAIACKPLLDPEQGSHYCFHPYGSNRFNSSCLLDCELGFQLVGVPQLLCQASGDWNHPVPVCQAEQCPVLNHTSVSAGSMNCSHPIAPNSYNSTCEVRCDEGYEPSGQDQIRCDHTGQWTASVPSCTKKKCSPILFPVTGNMTCVDTLEPFSFGSWCKFTCQEGYDLTGDNTLTCLASGRWSKATPTCTVVQCNSLMAPPHAFMQCQDPLGVHSYGSMCTVQCEEGFDLIGTNMTKCSSRGSWSHALPVCQVRRCNPINPPHGSLTCSDPNGSFSFGSRCMATCDEGFLLNGTASTECNSLGMWSADIPQCLVKRCPTLNSPLHGSFICSDPHAEFSFGSQCNITCEEGFVLSGTADTECTSMAEWSADIPRCLAKRCPTLNSPSHGSFICSDPYEEFSFGSRCNITCEEGFHLNGMADTECSSMGTWSTDIPQCLAHPCPLLAKAPQHGRMNCSHPYSAFSYGSHCDFECNEGFWLRGTSVMTCNTSGHWNQDLPTCRPVQCEAIRVLPLALSMNCSHPLGNFSFGSQCLFTCKDGFSLNGTEALFCSSTGFWSDSLPKCAVEGMPVGTAMLMYAGVGAASVVVLLILIGLFFFIVTRFKKRGNTLLHDGSVWEDRENPAFES
- the selp gene encoding P-selectin isoform X4 translates to MTNEMMFQDSVDTRQSLHHRVLIAAFIVFVHDLSGRGGAQAWTYSYSISPNRGWLEASQWCQQHFADMVVIQNQEEADFLNNLLPFNQKYYWIGIRNVGGGWIRYQTHEKVPEEAQNWAAEEPDNIAGQDCVEIYIKRDKDTTKWNNENCRKNKGTVCYTASCTQDSCSAHADCVETIGNFTCKCHRGFQGSGCDEAIACKPLLDPEQGSHYCFHPYGSNRFNSSCLLDCELGFQLVGVPQLLCQASGDWNHPVPVCQAEQCPVLNHTSVSAGSMNCSHPIAPNSYNSTCEVRCDEGYEPSGQDQIRCDHTGQWTASVPSCTKKKCSPILFPVTGNMTCVDTLEPFSFGSWCKFTCQEGYDLTGDNTLTCLASGRWSKATPTCTVVQCNSLMAPPHAFMQCQDPLGVHSYGSMCTVQCEEGFDLIGTNMTKCSSRGSWSHALPVCQVRRCNPINPPHGSLTCSDPNGSFSFGSRCMATCDEGFLLNGTASTECNSLGMWSADIPQCLAKRCPTLNSPSHGSFICSDPYEEFSFGSRCNITCEEGFHLNGMADTECSSMGTWSTDIPQCLVKRCPTLKSPSHGSLICSDPHEEFSFGSRCNITCEKGFILNGTADTECTSVGKWSADIPHCLAKRCPTLNSPPHGSLFCSGPHGQLSFGSRCTSTCEEGFVLNGTADTECTSLGRWSTDIPRCFAKRCSPPNSCSHGSLVCSAPHGEFSFGSQCTSTCDAGFVLNGTADTECTSLGRWSTDIPCCHAHPCPLLAKAPQHGRMNCSHPYSAFSYGSHCDFECNEGFWLRGTSVMTCNTSGHWNQDLPTCRPVQCEAIRVLPLALSMNCSHPLGNFSFGSQCLFTCKDGFSLNGTEALFCSSTGFWSDSLPKCAVEGMPVGTAMLMYAGVGAASVVVLLILIGLFFFIVTRFKKRGNTLLHDGSVWEDRENPAFES